A window from Citrus sinensis cultivar Valencia sweet orange chromosome 5, DVS_A1.0, whole genome shotgun sequence encodes these proteins:
- the LOC127902312 gene encoding disease resistance protein At4g27190-like, translated as MAEVCLAIFSSIVSEGTKTLSEPIIGRMSYVLKCQSYIDGLKERVEELGQRRKRVKILVDQATEQGYEIFADVTEWLGKVEQFTQGYAKHIINDEDEVRKPCFKGLSPNLMSRYKLSKRAVEDAKYAEHLLATGSLLIVSNVSHPPPPKMREFGDMKDYNIFNSRKKIFQDVIEALKDDKLNIIGVCGMGGVGKTTLVKQIAKQVMEDNVFDKVVMAEITKNPDAQKIQGELASDLGMNFDSNDLIYHRAKQLCQRLKKEKRVLIILDNIWTKLELDKIGIPYGDVDEKDKNDDPRRCTIILTSRSRDLLCIDMNSQKMFWIDALSEEEALQLFEKIVGESTKASDFRPLAEEIVGKCGGLPVALSTVANALKNKSPAIWKDALNKLTSSNLREIHGMDADVYSPIKLSYDFLDDEAKSLFLLCGLHREGRPIHVHYLLRYVMGLRYDKGLGLFRNVYTLEAARNRVDALIDNLKASCLLLDGDAEDEAKLHDVIHVVAASIAEEKLMFSIPNVVDFEREMEETIQKGPIAISLPYRDIQELPERLECPQLKLFLLFAKYDSTLQISDHFFEGTEELKVLDFTGIRFSPLPSSLGRLINLQTLCLDGWRLEDIAIVGQLKKLEILSLRGAEIKQLPLQIGQLTRLQLLDLSNCSSLVVIAPNVISKLSRLEELYMGDSFSQWDKVEGGSNASLAELKGLSKLTTLEIDVRDAEMLRRIWSLGNR; from the coding sequence ATGGCAGAAGTATGTCTTGCTATTTTTTCCAGCATTGTATCAGAAGGTACAAAGACATTGTCTGAACCGATTATAGGGCGGATGTCTTATGTGCTCAAGTGCCAGAGCTACATAGATGGGCTAAAAGAACGAGTAGAGGAGCTGggacaaagaagaaaaagggtgAAAATACTGGTTGATCAGGCTACTGAACAAGGATATGAGATTTTTGCGGATGTCACAGAGTGGCTAGGGAAAGTTGAGCAATTCACTCAAGGGTATGCAAAACACATCAttaatgatgaagatgaagttaGGAAGCCCTGCTTTAAAGGATTGTCCCCAAATTTGATGTCTCGTTATAAACTCAGTAAACGAGCAGTGGAGGATGCAAAATATGCTGAACATCTCTTGGCAACAGGCAGCTTATTGATCGTGAGTAATGTTTCCCACCCTCCTCCCCCAAAGATGAGAGAATTTGGCGACATGAAAGATTACAATATCTTTAATtcgagaaagaaaatatttcaagaTGTTATAGAGGCGTTGAAAGATGATAAACTCAACATAATTGGGGTCTGCGGAATGGGCGGCGTGGGTAAAACCACGCTAGTCAAGCAAATTGCAAAGCAAGTTATGGAAGATAACGTGTTCGATAAGGTCGTTATGGCTGAGATAACAAAGAACCCAGATGCTCAAAAAATTCAAGGAGAACTCGCTTCCGATCTAGGCATGAATTTTGACTCGAATGATCTCATATACCACAGAGCAAAACAACTATGTCAAAGattgaagaaagagaagcGAGTCCTCattatattagataatatttGGACAAAACTTGAGTTGGACAAAATTGGAATTCCTTATGGGGATGTTGAtgagaaagataaaaatgatGATCCGAGAAGATGCACGATAATATTGACGTCTAGAAGTCGAGATTTATTGTGCATTGATATGAATTCTCAGAAAATGTTCTGGATCGATGCTTTATCAGAAGAAGAAGCATTGCAGTTATTTGAGAAGATAGTGGGTGAGTCCACAAAAGCATCTGATTTTCGACCTTTAGCAGAAGAGATTGTTGGAAAATGCGGAGGATTGCCTGTTGCACTGAGTACAGTTGCAAATGCTCTGAAAAATAAGAGTCCTGCCATTTGGAAGGATGCGTTGAATAAGCTGACAAGTTCCAATCTAAGAGAAATTCATGGTATGGATGCAGATGTGTATTCTCCAATAAAATTGAGTTACGACTTCTTGGATGATGAAGCAAAATCTTTGTTCCTTCTTTGTGGTCTGCACCGTGAAGGTCGTCCTATACACGTACATTACTTACTGAGATATGTTATGGGATTGAGATACGATAAGGGTTTGGGTCTATTTAGAAATGTTTACACATTGGAAGCAGCAAGGAATAGAGTGGATGCATTGATCGACAATCTAAAAGCTTCATGCTTATTGTTGGACGGTGATGCTGAAGATGAAGCTAAACTGCATGACGTCATTCATGTTGTTGCTGCATCAATTGCAGAAGAAAAGCTTATGTTTAGTATTCCAAATGTTGTTGACTTTGAGAGAGAGATGGAAGAGACAATACAGAAAGGTCCAATTGCTATTTCTTTACCTTATAGAGATATTCAAGAGCTCCCTGAAAGGTTGGAATGTCCCCAACtcaagttatttttgttgtttgcaAAGTACGATAGCACTTTGCAAATTTCAGACCACTTTTTTGAAGGGACGGAAGAACTCAAAGTCTTAGATTTTACTGGAATTCGTTTCTCTCCATTACCTTCATCACTTGGTCGCCTCATTAACCTTCAAACATTGTGTTTAGATGGTTGGCGACTAGAAGATATAGCAATAGTTGGACAGCTAAAGAAATTAGAGATTCTCAGCCTTCGAGGTGCCGAAATTAAGCAGTTGCCACTTCAGATTGGACAATTGACAAGGTTACAGTTGCTAGATTTGAGCAATTGTAGCAGCCTTGTGGTGATAGCACCAAATGTCATATCGAAATTATCTCGATTGGAAGAACTATACATGGGTGACAGCTTTTCACAGTGGGACAAGGTTGAAGGAGGAAGTAACGCCAGTCTTGCTGAATTGAAGGGGCTGTCAAAGCTAACTACTTTGGAGATAGATGTTCGGGATGCTGAAATGCTGCGCAGGATTTGGTCCTTGGGGAATCGCTAA
- the LOC127902485 gene encoding uncharacterized protein LOC127902485, with product MTKLELSSFPRLREMWHAQALPVSFFNNLVKLVIDDFTNMTTAIPANLLRCLNKLKILEVRNCDSLEEVLHLEELNADEHFGPLFPVLVQLELINLPKLKRFCSFIGNVIELPELLNLNIENCPNMEIFTCNSISILHRTTNKEPLEITPKENFPLADIQPLFDEKVAFPKLYKLKLSRIPKVSHLWKEISESNKVSMVLNTLVISECSKLRKLVPSLMHLEYLMTLEVSKCHRLTNLLTTSTTKSLVNLEIMKIADCKMIEEILQSHVQEEAKDCIVFRKLRYLGLDCLPSLTSFCSGFYTLEFPSLEDVVVRQCPKMKVFSRGVALYTPLLKKMKMKDAGKQPH from the exons ATGACGAAGTTGGAACTCTCAAGCTTTCCACGTTTGAGAGAAATGTGGCATGCCCAAGCACTGCCTGTTAGCTTCTTCAACAATTTAGTAAAGCTAGTGATAGATGACTTCACGAATATGACTACTGCTATTCCAGCCAATCTTCTACGGTGCTTGAACAAGTTAAAAATTCTGGAAGTGAGGAATTGTGATTCATTAGAAGAGGTGCTCCATTTAGAAGAGCTAAATGCTGATGAACATTTTGGCCCTCTGTTTCCTGTTCTTGTCCAGCTAGAGCTCATTAATCTtccaaaactcaaaagattCTGCAGCTTCATTGGGAATGTTATTGAACTGCCTGAGTTGTTGAATCTGAACATTGAGAATTGCCCTAATATGGAAATATTCACTTGCAATTCTATATCTATATTGCACAGGACAACAAATAAAGAACCTCTGGAAATAACACCAAAGGAGAACTTCCCGCTAGCTGACATACAGCCTCTTTTTGATGAAAAG gtTGCATTCCCCAAGTTATATAAGTTAAAGCTGTCTAGAATACCCAAGGTGTCGCATCTATGGAAGGAAATTTCCGAATCCAACAAAGTTTCCATGGTTTTGAATACTCTAGTAATATCAGAATGTAGTAAGTTACGCAAATTAGTACCATCTTTGATGCATTTGGAATATCTGATGACTCTAGAAGTGTCGAAGTGTCACCGGTTGACAAATTTGTTGACGACCTCAACAACTAAAAGTTTGGTGAATCTTGAAATAATGAAGATAGCTGATTGCAAAATGATAGAAGAAATCCTACAATCACATGTTCAAGAAGAAGCGAAAGATTGCATTGTTTTTCGGAAATTGAGGTACTTGGGACTTGATTGTTTGCCAAGCCTAACAAGTTTTTGTTCGGGTTTTTACACTCTTGAATTCCCATCCTTGGAAGATGTAGTTGTGAGACAGTGCCCAAAGATGAAGGTTTTCTCTCGAGGAGTAGCCTTGTACACACCATTgctgaagaagatgaagatgaaggatGCTGGGAAGCAACCTCATTGA